Proteins encoded by one window of Nisaea sediminum:
- a CDS encoding DMT family transporter, which produces MSDTRAPVTAGDGGLSNPALGIGLSVVAIAMFATMDALAKFTSETIRVEMVIWGRYFFHFLAMVLILPVLGVRRALRTNQTSKVAIRGLLLLGSTFCFFTAISQIPLAEANAIGFVAPLITVALSAFFLRETVGVRRWSAVAIGFGGMLVVLRPGFQEVHWAYFLVLTMATMFSVFALLTRALNRTEDPVAMLFHTALIGTAGACLLAFFYWETPTLTEWLLLMVIGVIGGVSHQILIYAYRYASASILAPFQYTIIVWSTFYGFFLFADVPDLWTFLGAGVIVAAGLYVWVRERQVKKQPPTPTPIRR; this is translated from the coding sequence ATGAGCGATACTCGCGCGCCCGTAACCGCCGGGGATGGCGGCCTCAGCAATCCGGCGCTCGGTATCGGCCTCAGTGTCGTTGCGATCGCGATGTTCGCCACGATGGATGCGCTGGCGAAGTTCACGTCCGAGACGATCCGCGTCGAAATGGTGATCTGGGGCCGTTATTTCTTCCATTTCCTCGCCATGGTACTGATCCTTCCGGTCCTCGGAGTCCGGCGCGCCCTCAGGACAAACCAGACAAGCAAGGTGGCGATCCGAGGCCTTCTGCTGCTCGGCTCCACCTTCTGTTTCTTCACCGCGATTTCCCAGATCCCGCTCGCCGAAGCCAACGCGATCGGTTTCGTCGCGCCGCTGATCACCGTCGCTCTCTCCGCCTTCTTCCTGCGCGAGACGGTCGGCGTCCGGCGCTGGTCCGCCGTCGCCATCGGGTTCGGCGGCATGCTGGTGGTGCTCCGACCCGGCTTCCAGGAAGTCCACTGGGCTTATTTCCTGGTCCTGACGATGGCGACCATGTTCAGCGTCTTCGCCCTCCTGACGCGCGCGCTGAACCGCACCGAGGATCCGGTCGCCATGCTGTTTCATACCGCGCTGATCGGTACCGCCGGCGCCTGTCTGCTGGCCTTCTTCTACTGGGAAACGCCGACCCTGACGGAATGGCTTCTGCTGATGGTTATCGGGGTCATTGGCGGGGTTTCCCACCAAATCCTGATCTATGCCTACCGCTACGCGAGCGCCTCGATCCTCGCACCGTTCCAGTACACGATCATCGTCTGGTCGACATTCTACGGTTTCTTCCTGTTCGCGGATGTTCCGGACCTATGGACATTCCTCGGCGCCGGAGTGATTGTCGCCGCCGGTCTCTATGTCTGGGTGCGGGAGCGGCAGGTGAAGAAACAGCCGCCGACGCCGACCCCGATCAGACGCTGA
- a CDS encoding DMT family transporter, producing MTGVSDHRPALAICLIIAGFTCFSTMDMLVKRSGAMLPVEQVTFFRYAVHFAVLLALTPFLGLKTMLGGRRFGFLALRGGFMFVSTILFFTAITQLPLAEAAAITFMAPIITVGLSVLFLKEQVGIRRWSAVAVGFGGILVILRPGLQELSPAHFMVLATAFFFSVFTLMTRHAGTGTPIAATTFLTGLTGFVGSAFLLPGTGPLPSAESWPVLAVIGLLALSAECLLILGYRYAFASLLAPFQYVQMLWATFFGWLVFDTLPDLWTCAGAVLVIGAGLYIWLRESRIRQDPPLAADASGPR from the coding sequence ATGACCGGCGTGAGCGACCATCGTCCCGCCCTTGCGATCTGCCTGATCATCGCCGGCTTCACCTGCTTCTCGACCATGGACATGCTGGTCAAGAGAAGCGGCGCCATGCTGCCGGTCGAACAGGTGACCTTCTTCCGCTACGCGGTGCATTTCGCCGTGCTTCTGGCGCTGACGCCGTTTCTCGGCCTGAAGACCATGCTGGGTGGACGACGGTTCGGCTTCCTCGCGCTCCGGGGCGGCTTCATGTTCGTCTCCACGATCCTCTTCTTCACCGCGATCACGCAGCTTCCGCTGGCCGAGGCGGCGGCGATCACCTTCATGGCGCCGATCATCACCGTCGGGCTCTCCGTGCTATTCCTGAAGGAGCAGGTCGGCATCAGGCGCTGGAGCGCTGTCGCGGTCGGCTTCGGGGGAATTCTGGTCATTCTCAGACCCGGCCTGCAGGAGCTCTCCCCCGCGCATTTCATGGTGCTGGCGACCGCCTTCTTCTTCTCGGTGTTCACACTGATGACGCGCCATGCCGGCACCGGAACACCGATCGCCGCGACCACCTTCCTGACCGGACTGACCGGGTTCGTCGGCTCGGCCTTTCTGCTGCCCGGGACCGGCCCTCTCCCGTCCGCCGAAAGCTGGCCGGTGCTTGCTGTCATCGGGTTGCTGGCGCTCTCGGCGGAGTGCCTGCTGATCCTCGGATATCGCTACGCCTTCGCGTCGCTGCTCGCGCCGTTTCAGTATGTGCAGATGCTCTGGGCGACTTTCTTCGGCTGGCTCGTCTTCGACACGCTTCCGGATCTCTGGACCTGTGCCGGCGCCGTTCTCGTGATCGGCGCCGGGCTTTATATCTGGCTCCGGGAAAGCCGGATCAGGCAGGATCCGCCGCTGGCTGCCGACGCCAGCGGACCGAGGTGA
- a CDS encoding MFS transporter produces MTADTQAVPSAGGAFSDVKVISLIGVAHFFSHFYILLLPPLFPVLREQFGVSFLELGLIMTIFSAATASTQLPFGYLVDRFGARWILIGGLALEALAFLLIGFGDTYWGLLALMAVAGVANGVYHPADYAILSASVSGPRMGRAFSLHTFAGFAGFAVAPPLIIFLSEMMGWRSALVVCGIAGLVTAAALLVSARSLHTKRKSEESAAKPAAASASSRTLLFSFPILMCLGFYTMTALGSGGLNNFLVSALNLVHGTEIPIATGALTGYLVGTTIGILFGGYLADKTSNHNVVAAICFFTTAVMIAMVATVDLPEPLLLASLTAQGIMHGMIMPSRDMIVRSVTPDGQYGKVFGFVTTGFSIGGIISPMIFGFVLDEFAPELVFYAIAGFMILSMFTVFTSVRWRRQPAADPA; encoded by the coding sequence ATGACCGCCGATACGCAAGCCGTCCCGTCCGCCGGGGGAGCCTTCTCCGACGTCAAGGTCATCAGCCTGATCGGCGTCGCGCATTTCTTCAGCCATTTCTATATCCTGCTGTTGCCGCCGCTGTTTCCGGTATTGCGAGAGCAGTTCGGCGTCAGCTTCCTCGAACTCGGCCTGATCATGACGATCTTCAGCGCCGCGACGGCGAGCACACAGCTTCCGTTCGGTTATCTCGTCGACCGGTTCGGCGCCCGCTGGATCCTGATCGGCGGGCTGGCGCTCGAGGCGCTGGCCTTTCTTCTCATCGGCTTCGGCGACACGTACTGGGGGCTCCTGGCGCTGATGGCCGTCGCCGGCGTCGCGAACGGGGTCTATCACCCGGCCGATTATGCGATCCTCTCCGCCTCGGTTTCAGGGCCGCGGATGGGGCGCGCGTTCAGTCTGCACACCTTCGCCGGGTTCGCCGGGTTCGCGGTGGCGCCGCCCCTGATCATTTTCCTCAGCGAGATGATGGGCTGGCGCTCCGCGCTTGTTGTCTGCGGCATCGCCGGATTGGTGACAGCGGCGGCCTTGCTGGTTTCGGCCCGGAGCCTTCATACCAAGCGGAAGTCCGAAGAGAGCGCGGCGAAACCGGCAGCAGCATCGGCGTCCAGCCGCACCCTTCTGTTCTCGTTTCCCATCCTGATGTGTCTCGGCTTCTACACCATGACGGCGCTCGGCTCGGGCGGCCTGAACAACTTCCTGGTCTCCGCGCTCAATCTCGTGCACGGCACCGAGATCCCGATCGCGACCGGCGCGCTGACGGGGTATCTCGTCGGCACCACGATCGGCATCCTGTTCGGCGGCTACCTCGCCGACAAGACCTCCAATCACAATGTGGTCGCCGCGATCTGTTTCTTCACGACCGCAGTGATGATCGCCATGGTGGCGACGGTCGATCTGCCGGAGCCGTTGCTGCTCGCCTCGTTGACGGCCCAGGGCATCATGCACGGCATGATCATGCCGTCGCGCGACATGATTGTCCGCTCGGTCACGCCGGACGGGCAGTACGGCAAGGTCTTCGGCTTCGTGACGACCGGCTTCAGCATCGGTGGCATCATCTCGCCGATGATCTTCGGCTTCGTCCTCGACGAGTTCGCTCCGGAACTGGTGTTCTACGCCATCGCCGGGTTCATGATCCTGTCGATGTTCACGGTCTTCACCTCGGTCCGCTGGCGTCGGCAGCCAGCGGCGGATCCTGCCTGA
- a CDS encoding HD family hydrolase, which yields MTHAKTATGARAWQRMLSGRRLDLLDPSPLDVEIEDIAHGLSRVARWNGQTEGRWPYSVAEHSILVEKLVHRLDPDLALKWRLATLLHDAPEYVVGDMITPFKAVIGPDYKEVEKRLEGAVHVRFGLPAKLPAEITSKIKRADRIAAYLEATQLAGFSKPEADKIFGKPKTGMDVIIEPMSPTAAKQAYLKRFRILGGSSR from the coding sequence GTGACGCACGCGAAAACCGCCACCGGAGCGAGGGCATGGCAGCGCATGCTCAGCGGCCGCAGGCTCGACCTGCTCGACCCTTCCCCGCTCGACGTGGAGATCGAGGATATCGCGCACGGTCTCTCCCGGGTGGCGCGCTGGAACGGACAGACCGAGGGCCGCTGGCCCTATTCCGTCGCCGAACATTCGATCCTGGTCGAGAAACTGGTTCACAGGCTAGATCCCGACCTGGCGCTGAAATGGCGCCTGGCGACCTTGCTGCACGATGCCCCGGAATATGTCGTCGGCGACATGATCACCCCGTTCAAGGCAGTCATCGGCCCGGACTATAAAGAGGTCGAGAAGCGGCTCGAGGGCGCCGTGCATGTGAGGTTCGGCCTACCGGCGAAACTGCCCGCGGAGATCACCTCAAAGATCAAGCGCGCGGACAGGATCGCGGCTTACCTCGAAGCAACGCAACTCGCCGGATTCTCGAAACCCGAAGCGGATAAAATATTCGGAAAGCCGAAAACGGGCATGGACGTGATCATCGAGCCGATGTCGCCGACAGCGGCGAAACAGGCTTATCTCAAGCGATTTCGGATTCTGGGTGGATCGTCGCGCTGA
- a CDS encoding MFS transporter, whose product MSGASDGRDYNMRLAYIALFCGGIIGALSFGIRSGFGIFLPPITAELGVGREVFAFSLAIQNLIWGATQPFAGAISDRYGPFRAICGGALVYAAGTVLIAYSSSAGMLHLSAGALVGAGLSGTSFGIILSAVGQLFPPERRSWALGVVGASGSLGQFLLVPVAGGLVTAFGWKTAALYMGLGSLVMIPLAFAFWTIPGTKSNPVPADQSVGQALKEALSYKSYWLLTGGFFVCGFQVAFIAVHMPAYATDLGLTAAVGANALALVGLFNVIGSYSAGVLGGKFSRKYLLSMLYFGRGVVIVVMLLMPPSELMIYAFAGAMGLLWLSTVPLTSGLVGQIFGMRYMSMLFGIVFFSHQIGSFLGVWLGGRIFDETGSYNGIWYISIALSVFAGLVHWPIREHAIERQPAPAE is encoded by the coding sequence ATGTCAGGTGCAAGCGACGGCCGGGACTACAACATGCGGCTTGCCTATATCGCGCTGTTCTGCGGCGGGATCATCGGCGCGCTCTCGTTCGGCATCCGCTCCGGGTTCGGCATCTTCCTGCCGCCGATCACCGCCGAGCTCGGTGTCGGGCGCGAGGTCTTTGCCTTCTCGCTCGCCATCCAGAACCTGATCTGGGGCGCGACCCAGCCCTTCGCGGGCGCCATTTCGGACCGCTACGGACCGTTCCGGGCGATCTGCGGCGGCGCGCTGGTCTATGCCGCGGGCACCGTGCTGATCGCCTATTCCTCCTCCGCCGGCATGCTGCATCTGAGCGCGGGCGCGCTGGTCGGCGCCGGTCTCTCCGGCACCTCCTTCGGCATCATTCTCAGCGCCGTCGGCCAGCTGTTCCCGCCCGAGCGGCGCTCCTGGGCGCTCGGTGTCGTCGGGGCCTCGGGCTCGCTCGGCCAGTTCCTCCTGGTTCCGGTTGCGGGTGGCCTCGTCACCGCTTTCGGCTGGAAGACGGCGGCGCTTTATATGGGCCTCGGCTCGCTGGTGATGATCCCGCTCGCCTTCGCCTTCTGGACCATTCCCGGGACCAAGAGCAATCCGGTGCCGGCGGACCAGAGCGTCGGCCAGGCGCTGAAGGAGGCCTTGAGCTACAAGAGCTACTGGCTGCTGACCGGTGGCTTCTTCGTCTGCGGCTTCCAGGTCGCCTTCATCGCCGTGCACATGCCGGCCTACGCGACCGATCTCGGCCTCACCGCCGCCGTCGGCGCCAACGCGCTGGCGCTGGTCGGCCTCTTCAACGTCATCGGCTCCTACAGCGCCGGCGTGCTTGGGGGCAAGTTCTCGCGGAAGTACCTGCTCAGCATGCTCTATTTCGGCCGCGGCGTGGTCATCGTCGTCATGCTGCTGATGCCGCCGAGCGAGCTGATGATCTATGCCTTCGCCGGCGCCATGGGCCTGCTCTGGCTCAGCACCGTGCCGCTGACCTCGGGGCTGGTCGGGCAGATCTTCGGGATGCGCTACATGAGCATGCTGTTCGGCATCGTCTTCTTCAGCCACCAGATCGGCTCGTTCCTCGGCGTCTGGCTCGGCGGGCGGATCTTCGACGAGACCGGCTCCTATAACGGGATCTGGTACATCTCGATCGCGCTCTCGGTCTTCGCCGGTCTGGTGCACTGGCCGATCCGCGAGCACGCCATCGAGCGGCAGCCCGCGCCGGCGGAATAG
- a CDS encoding branched-chain amino acid transaminase translates to MSTPKYAVIDGEIVEWDNATVHVASAAFKFGTTVFEGLRAYWNEQDEDFHLFRMEEHMERLDFSQRFMRFDGAISADLVTEKTLELIRANKFAGTNLHIMTSCYVAGMGGPGACGPVGLAITALERPRSENVLKGISAQVSSWMRVPDNAMPMRVKCNANYNNGRLATVQATADGYDTAIFLNSRGKVSEGPGMCFFMVRGGQVITPDTSNDILESITRDTVLQLAREAGYETVERSVDRSELAAADEAFFCGTAWEVTPILSIDRLPLGTGTIGPVTKKLQQSYIDVCEGRTTDHAEWRMPVYKGAAAKAAE, encoded by the coding sequence ATGTCGACGCCGAAATATGCCGTCATCGACGGCGAGATCGTGGAATGGGACAACGCGACGGTGCATGTCGCCTCGGCGGCCTTCAAGTTCGGCACCACCGTGTTCGAGGGTCTGCGCGCCTACTGGAACGAGCAGGACGAGGATTTCCACCTCTTCCGCATGGAAGAACATATGGAGCGGCTCGACTTCTCGCAGCGCTTCATGCGCTTCGACGGCGCGATCTCGGCGGATCTCGTGACCGAGAAGACGCTGGAGCTGATCCGCGCCAACAAGTTCGCCGGCACCAACCTGCACATCATGACCTCCTGCTATGTCGCCGGCATGGGCGGCCCCGGCGCCTGCGGCCCGGTCGGCCTCGCCATCACCGCGCTGGAACGCCCGCGCTCGGAGAACGTGCTGAAGGGTATCAGCGCCCAGGTCAGCTCCTGGATGCGGGTGCCGGACAACGCCATGCCGATGCGCGTGAAGTGCAACGCCAACTACAATAACGGCCGCCTCGCCACCGTGCAGGCGACCGCCGACGGCTACGACACCGCGATCTTCCTCAACAGCCGCGGCAAGGTCTCCGAGGGCCCGGGCATGTGCTTCTTCATGGTGCGCGGCGGCCAGGTCATCACCCCCGATACCTCGAACGACATTCTGGAAAGCATCACCCGCGACACCGTCCTGCAGCTCGCCCGCGAGGCCGGCTACGAGACCGTCGAGCGGTCCGTCGACCGCAGCGAGCTCGCCGCCGCCGACGAGGCCTTCTTCTGCGGCACCGCCTGGGAGGTCACGCCGATCCTCTCGATCGACCGCCTGCCGCTCGGCACCGGGACCATCGGCCCGGTGACCAAGAAGCTGCAGCAGAGCTATATCGATGTCTGCGAGGGCCGGACCACGGATCACGCCGAATGGCGGATGCCGGTCTACAAGGGCGCGGCCGCCAAGGCGGCGGAGTAA